The following nucleotide sequence is from Calidithermus timidus DSM 17022.
CGATGTAAACAAGCTGGTTCGGAGCTTTCCTCACCAAATCGCCTACTGGTCGGCGCTGGAGACGCAGTTTGCCGCCTGGATTGAGCAGCTAGGTTTGGACTTCGAGCAGCATCAACCCCGCCTCGAGCAAGCCTGGCAAGAAACCCTCCGGCGCGAAGCCCTGCGGGCATGGAGGCTCACCGTTTTAGCCGCAGGAGACGATGCCAGGGCGCTGCGGGCCGTCCACAAAAGCGAGGGCATTCTGCTGTCCAAGCTGCCAAGTTTGAGAAAGGAGGCCATAGGTGCAAGCACGGACTAATAAAGAGCAAGCCTTCGTAAAGCACTTGCGTGAGCGAGGTGAGCCCGCCGACCTAGCGCGGCTGCGGCGGGCTTTGGGCGAGTCAGACCAGGTCGTTGTTCCGGCGGTGGAGGGTTTTCTGGCACGCTTGCCCAAGGAGTCCGAAGACTCCTGGGCCCGCACGGTCTACTACCTGGTGGCAGGGCTCTGGGCCAGCACGGTTTCGTCTTCCGAACTGGAGCGCTTTCGCGAGCAACTCGAGGAAGAACCCGAGGCCACCTCGGAGGAGAGCGCCGCGCGGCCCTCGGCAGAGGAACGCTACCGCCGCACGCTGGGCTACGCTATCGCCCAGCTCTACCTCGCTCGAGACCAGGCCAAAAGCATCGAGCAGCGCTTCGTAGCCCTTTTGGACGCCGACGAGGAACAACTGCCCTACCGCCTGCGCCAGATGGTGCGGCTTCTCAAGAGCGAGGAGATACCCATTCACTGGGCGGAGCTTCTGCGCGACCTGCTGGCCTGGAACGGCGAGCACAAGCCGGTGCAGCAAAAGTGGGCCCGAGCTTTCTACCGCCGGGCATCTCAGGAGGAAAGCTGATGAGATACGAGTACAAGGCCGTCCAACTCCCCAAGCACATTTCAGTGAATGCTCGGAACCGAGATAGCGCAGCCGCCGAGTTGATCCAGGGCGTTATCAACAATTTCGCTGCAGAAGGGTGGGAGTTCTACCGCATCGACACGGTGACTACCGTAGAACCCCCCGGATGCTTGGCGGCGCTATTTGGTCAAAAAGATACCTATACGCCACTCAATGTGGTTATCTTCCGACGTTCTTTGTAAAGGAGGCCCTGTGAAACACCTGCTCGAGATC
It contains:
- the casB gene encoding type I-E CRISPR-associated protein Cse2/CasB, with translation MQARTNKEQAFVKHLRERGEPADLARLRRALGESDQVVVPAVEGFLARLPKESEDSWARTVYYLVAGLWASTVSSSELERFREQLEEEPEATSEESAARPSAEERYRRTLGYAIAQLYLARDQAKSIEQRFVALLDADEEQLPYRLRQMVRLLKSEEIPIHWAELLRDLLAWNGEHKPVQQKWARAFYRRASQEES
- a CDS encoding DUF4177 domain-containing protein, with amino-acid sequence MRYEYKAVQLPKHISVNARNRDSAAAELIQGVINNFAAEGWEFYRIDTVTTVEPPGCLAALFGQKDTYTPLNVVIFRRSL